From Rutidosis leptorrhynchoides isolate AG116_Rl617_1_P2 chromosome 3, CSIRO_AGI_Rlap_v1, whole genome shotgun sequence, a single genomic window includes:
- the LOC139901600 gene encoding putative pentatricopeptide repeat-containing protein At5g40405, whose protein sequence is MKLPEHKPNYFMLINTKPLFKHFSTANFRYSLNQIKQSHAHLIISGHSHDSHAVGQLLAALAQSPSSIPSHYSLSILRSIQNPSIFAINNLIRIFAKSESPHESLSFYKYTRKNTSFTPNKYTFTFLLQACSKFDTNTEGTIVQGYVIKLGFYDNVYIRNVLIHLYFVYGESECASNLFNESPLCRDLVTWNMMMSGYARAGRIDDVEKVFDEMPERDVISWSSLITGYIQNGYLEKGLDCFKRMKDVKLLPNEAILVMVLSACAQLGLIENGILIHSVIEKMGCLMTVRVMNGLVDMYAKCGHIDKARDLFNKMVEKDTSSWNVMICGLATHGLGTETVEIFKKFLIEGYTPENVTFIGVLSACSKSGLVDEGRRYFNLMTEKYHIDPEMEHYGCMVDLLSRAGFVLEAVELVEMMLIPPDPVLWVTILGACRTHGLVELGEKIGKKLIQIEPNCYGNYVQLSSIYAKSHQWEEVVRTRSLIGRNSEKSPGWSLIEAQGKIHQFVAGDKEHEMAYEIYVMLDKMTNLFLVG, encoded by the coding sequence ATGAAACTGCCCGAACACAAACCAAATTATTTTATGTTGATCAACACCAAACCACTTTTCAAACACTTTTCAACCGCCAATTTCCGTTACTCACTCAACCAAATTAAACAATCACATGCTCATCTCATTATCTCCGGCCACAGCCATGATAGCCATGCCGTCGGCCAACTCCTTGCCGCCTTAGCTCAATCACCATCATCAATCCCCTCACACTATTCTCTTTCGATTCTTCGTTCCATTCAAAACCCTTCTATTTTTGCAATCAATAACCTTATCCGAATCTTCGCCAAGAGCGAATCGCCTCATGAATCACTATCCTTTTACAAATATACCCGTAAAAACACGAGCTTTACACCGAATAAGTACACGTTTACGTTTCTGTTACAAGCATGTAGTAAGTTTGATACAAATACTGAAGGGACTATTGTTCAAGGTTATGTGATAAAGCTAGGGTTTTATGATAATGTATATATTCGGAACGTGCTGATTCATTTATATTTTGTGTATGGTGAGAGTGAGTGTGCGAGCAACTTGTTTAACGAAAGTCCTTTGTGTCGAGATTTGGTCACGTGGAACATGATGATGTCAGGGTATGCAAGGGCTGGGCGGATTGATGATGTAgagaaggtgtttgatgaaatgcctgagAGAGATGTTATATCGTGGAGCTCGTTGATAACTGGTTATATTCAGAACGGGTATTTGGAGAAAGGCTTGGATTGTTTTAAACGAATGAAGGATGTTAAATTGTTACCTAATGAGGCCATTTTGGTGATGGTTCTTTCTGCGTGCGCTCAATTGGGGTTGATCGAAAACGGCATACTAATTCATTCGGTTATAGAAAAAATGGGTTGCCTGATGACTGTGCGTGTTATGAATGGGCTTGTTGACATGTATGCTAAATGTGGGCACATCGATAAAGCTCGAGATTTGTTTAATAAAATGGTAGAAAAAGATACTTCATCATGGAATGTTATGATATGTGGATTAGCAACCCATGGATTAGGTACAGAAACTGTAGAGATTTTTAAAAAATTCTTGATTGAAGGATATACACCTGAAAATGTGACGTTTATAGGAGTGTTGAGCGCGTGTAGCAAATCAGGGTTAGTTGATGAGGGTCGTCGTTATTTTAATTTAATGACTGAAAAATACCATATTGATCCTGAAATGGAGCATTACGGTTGCATGGTTGATCTTTTAAGTCGTGCGGGATTTGTACTCGAAGCTGTTGAATTGGTTGAAATGATGTTGATTCCACCTGACCCTGTTTTATGGGTAACCATTCTTGGTGCTTGTAGAACTCATGGATTAGTAGAACTCGGTGAAAAAATTGGTAAAAAACTAATCCAGATCGAACCAAATTGTTATGGGAATTATGTACAGTTATCAAGCATTTATGCAAAATCACATCAGTGGGAAGAAGTTGTAAGAACACGAAGTTTAATCGGTCGAAATTCTGAAAAGTCTCCTGGTTGGAGTTTGATCGAGGCACAAGGAAAAATCCATCAGTTTGTTGCAGGAGATAAAGAACATGAAATGGCTTATGAGATTTATGTAATGCTCGATAAGATGACTAATTTGTTCTTAGTAGGTTGA
- the LOC139898031 gene encoding probable protein phosphatase 2C 59, whose protein sequence is MGYLNSISSAIPGQSNGDSPVSGGGLSEDSKFSYGFASDPGKRSSMEDFYEARIDSVEGETIGLFGVFDGHGGARAAEYVKQHLFTSLIKHPKFISDTKAAISDAYSHTDTEFLKSENNQNRDAGSTASTAILVGDRLLVANVGDSRAVISRGGKAFAVTRDHKPDQSDERQRIEDAGGFVMWAGTWRVGGVLAVSRAFGDKLLKQYVVADPEIQEEKVDNSLEFLILASDGLWDVVSNDEAVAMVNPIESPEEAAKRLMQEASKRGSADNITVVVVRFLENHASGSSSSH, encoded by the coding sequence ATGGGCTATCTGAATTCGATATCATCAGCCATCCCGGGTCAATCCAATGGTGATTCGCCCGTTAGTGGTGGCGGGTTGAGCGAAGATTCAAAATTTAGCTACGGATTTGCAAGTGATCCCGGAAAGAGATCTTCAATGGAAGATTTCTACGAGGCAAGAATCGATAGTGTAGAGGGCGAAACCATCGGTCTGTTTGGTGTTTTCGATGGTCATGGTGGGGCCCGAGCTGCAGAATATGTCAAACAACATCTGTTCACCAGTCTCATTAAacatccaaaattcatatctgataCTAAAGCAGCTATATCTGATGCGTACAGTCATACTGATACTGAGTTTCTGAAATCAGAGAATAATCAGAACCGAGATGCAGGGTCAACTGCCTCAACTGCAATCCTAGTTGGCGACCGGTTATTGGTTGCAAATGTTGGTGACTCACGTGCTGTTATTAGCAGGGGTGGGAAAGCTTTTGCTGTTACTCGTGATCATAAACCGGATCAAAGTGATGAACGACAACGTATTGAAGATGCGGGTGGGTTTGTAATGTGGGCGGGTACTTGGAGAGTTGGTGGTGTTCTTGCTGTTTCTCGTGCGTTTGGTGATAAATTGTTGAAACAATATGTGGTTGCAGATCCAGAAATTCAAGAGGAAAAAGTTGATAACTCGCTTGAGTTTTTGATTCTTGCAAGTGATGGGTTATGGGATGTTGTGAGTAATGATGAAGCTGTTGCAATGGTGAATCCGATTGAGAGTCCAGAAGAAGCTGCGAAAAGGTTGATGCAAGAAGCTTCGAAACGAGGTAGTGCGGATAATATTACGGTAGTTGTTGTTCGTTTCTTGGAGAATCACGCGAGTGGTTCGAGTTCTTCGCATTGA